A region from the Hydrogenimonas sp. genome encodes:
- a CDS encoding helicase-like protein, translated as MGSRNLALLYRPGSLDEFVGQEHLISPSAPLRRLIEEGALQHSFFYGPPGTGKTTLARIIAERFERPFYELNATTMRVDELRSIFKQYAGALVKPLIFIDEVHRLSKTQQEVLLPFMERYDALVIGASTENPYFSLTAAMRSRSLLFEFRPLEEEHMRKMLTKVAESEGLGVEEEAQRYLVDSSCGDMRAMLNLLEAAAAAGGEVTLPLLKSLRPSALHDGSASTDTHYNLISAMIKSLRGSDIDAALYWMARLIAGGEPPEFIARRMVIFASEDIGNANPNALGIAVDTMSAVSRIGYPEARIILAQCAVYLASSPKSNSSYMAINRAVKSVEKGNLLPVPEHLRSPDHPGYLYPHDFGGWVEQEYLGGGVKFYESKGVGFEKRLDEWLEKIKGSGGRG; from the coding sequence ATGGGTTCAAGAAACCTCGCCCTCCTCTACCGGCCCGGCTCTCTCGATGAGTTTGTCGGACAGGAGCACCTCATCTCGCCGTCCGCGCCGCTGCGGCGCCTGATAGAAGAGGGTGCGCTGCAGCACAGCTTCTTCTACGGTCCTCCCGGTACCGGAAAGACTACACTTGCCCGTATAATAGCGGAGAGGTTCGAGAGACCCTTCTATGAGCTGAATGCCACGACAATGAGAGTGGATGAGCTCCGCTCCATATTCAAACAGTATGCCGGAGCGCTCGTAAAGCCGCTCATTTTTATCGATGAGGTGCATAGGCTTAGCAAGACGCAGCAGGAGGTGCTCTTGCCGTTTATGGAGCGTTACGACGCCCTGGTCATAGGCGCCTCTACCGAAAACCCCTACTTCTCCCTGACCGCCGCTATGCGTTCACGCTCCCTGCTCTTCGAATTCAGGCCGCTCGAGGAGGAGCATATGCGCAAGATGCTCACAAAAGTGGCGGAGAGCGAGGGTCTTGGCGTAGAGGAGGAGGCGCAGAGGTATCTTGTCGACTCAAGCTGTGGAGATATGCGTGCCATGCTGAATCTTCTCGAAGCGGCCGCCGCGGCGGGCGGGGAGGTGACCCTGCCCCTCCTGAAGAGCCTTCGCCCCTCCGCGCTTCACGACGGTTCGGCAAGTACCGATACCCACTACAATCTGATAAGCGCAATGATAAAGAGTCTCAGGGGCTCGGATATAGATGCCGCCCTTTACTGGATGGCCAGACTTATAGCGGGCGGTGAGCCGCCGGAGTTCATCGCCAGGCGGATGGTGATTTTCGCGAGCGAGGATATCGGAAACGCGAATCCGAACGCACTGGGAATCGCGGTAGATACCATGAGCGCCGTAAGCCGCATAGGGTATCCCGAAGCGCGGATCATTCTTGCGCAGTGCGCCGTATATCTTGCATCCTCCCCCAAGTCGAACAGCTCCTACATGGCCATAAACAGAGCAGTAAAGTCCGTGGAGAAGGGGAACCTGCTTCCGGTACCCGAACATCTGCGAAGCCCTGACCACCCGGGCTACCTCTACCCCCACGACTTCGGCGGCTGGGTGGAGCAGGAGTATCTCGGAGGAGGAGTCAAATTCTACGAATCGAAAGGTGTGGGTTTCGAGAAGCGGCTGGATGAGTGGCTTGAGAAGATCAAAGGTAGCGGCGGCCGGGGTTAG
- a CDS encoding UPF0047 protein Bsu YugU yields the protein MIELKIDTKHTSEMIDLTEMVHEAVIKEGVKSGLVTVFVPHTTASIVLFENIDPQLRRDFLEALGRIAPSTLSYRHEGKNAAAHIKSTLCGARVVVPMENAKLMLGKWQGIFLCEFDGPRERTVVVQVVHG from the coding sequence ATGATTGAACTGAAAATAGATACCAAGCACACATCCGAGATGATCGACTTGACGGAGATGGTGCATGAAGCCGTTATCAAAGAGGGTGTAAAAAGCGGACTCGTTACGGTTTTCGTACCGCACACTACGGCAAGTATTGTGCTCTTTGAAAATATCGATCCGCAGCTGAGGCGCGATTTTCTCGAAGCTCTCGGGCGCATAGCCCCCTCTACCCTCTCCTATCGACATGAGGGGAAGAACGCCGCCGCCCATATCAAGTCTACCCTCTGCGGTGCCAGGGTCGTCGTGCCGATGGAGAATGCGAAGCTTATGCTGGGAAAGTGGCAGGGTATATTTCTCTGTGAATTCGACGGACCGAGAGAGCGTACCGTGGTTGTCCAGGTAGTCCACGGTTAA
- a CDS encoding ribosomal large subunit pseudouridine synthase B → MSGGVRLNKFISHNTKYSRREADRLIEEGKVQVNGKQVKDFSYRVERDDKVVLNGRVVKPRSMHEMTVIVYHKPKGELVTKKDPMGRKTIYDSLPGRFSHFVPVGRLDFASEGLLLLTDSPRVADLLMRSGLERVYNLKIRGSITASMERAMQNGIKIRGKKGAHEKSTIEEMEFAPFFAYQIIKNGSNYSKIRVAIGEGKNRELRRFFAHFDREVLDLHRISFGGISLNNLPKGKTRFLTQREYDDLHAFIKALQEEEND, encoded by the coding sequence ATGAGCGGCGGAGTACGTCTCAACAAATTCATATCGCACAATACAAAATACTCCCGACGTGAAGCCGACAGGCTCATCGAGGAGGGTAAGGTGCAGGTGAACGGCAAGCAGGTGAAGGATTTCTCCTACCGTGTGGAACGTGACGACAAAGTGGTTTTGAACGGGAGGGTTGTAAAGCCCAGATCGATGCACGAGATGACCGTTATCGTATACCATAAGCCCAAAGGTGAACTGGTGACCAAAAAAGATCCGATGGGACGCAAGACGATATACGACTCCCTCCCCGGGAGATTTTCCCACTTCGTTCCGGTCGGCCGGCTCGATTTTGCAAGTGAGGGGCTGCTTCTGCTCACCGACTCTCCGCGGGTCGCCGACCTTCTGATGCGAAGCGGCCTCGAGCGTGTTTACAATCTCAAGATAAGAGGCTCCATAACAGCGTCGATGGAGAGGGCGATGCAAAACGGCATAAAGATAAGGGGCAAAAAGGGTGCCCACGAAAAGAGCACTATAGAGGAGATGGAGTTCGCCCCGTTCTTTGCGTACCAGATCATCAAAAACGGGTCCAACTACTCCAAGATACGTGTCGCTATAGGTGAGGGCAAAAACCGTGAGCTCCGCCGCTTTTTCGCCCATTTCGACAGGGAGGTTCTCGATCTGCACCGCATAAGCTTCGGAGGCATCAGCCTCAACAATCTGCCCAAGGGCAAGACGCGCTTTCTTACACAAAGAGAGTACGACGATCTACACGCGTTCATAAAGGCGCTACAGGAGGAAGAGAATGATTGA
- a CDS encoding arabinose 5-phosphate isomerase, whose translation MSKENSVDMISVAKEVLESEAKALLDAAAEVDESFCKAVELIYGTKGKCIVTGVGKSGLVGAKIAATLASTGTSSFFIHPTEALHGDLGMIGEDDLVIAISYSGESEELVKILPHIKRFDIPLIAMAGDPDSTLAKYGDIFLSIKVEKEACPLGAAPTTSTTLTMAIGDALAVALMKKRNFRAEDFASFHPGGSLGKRLFVKIEDLMRRDNLPVISPDTTLKEAVVVMSEGRLGNVLIEDEEGKLIAVLSDGDIRRALMDERFSLESRAVEYANRNPKTCRNRRMLASEALELIENHKIQLLPIVDEEGRTKGVLHLHDLVEAGIKR comes from the coding sequence ATGAGCAAAGAGAATAGTGTCGATATGATAAGCGTTGCCAAAGAGGTGCTCGAGAGCGAAGCGAAGGCTCTTCTCGATGCGGCCGCCGAAGTGGACGAGAGCTTCTGCAAAGCGGTCGAGCTTATCTATGGAACGAAAGGCAAATGTATCGTGACGGGCGTGGGCAAATCGGGGCTTGTGGGAGCCAAGATCGCCGCCACGCTCGCAAGTACCGGAACATCGAGCTTCTTTATCCATCCGACAGAGGCGCTGCACGGCGATCTCGGGATGATAGGAGAAGATGACCTGGTGATAGCGATAAGCTACAGCGGGGAGAGCGAAGAGCTGGTAAAGATACTTCCCCATATAAAGCGTTTCGATATCCCCCTGATAGCGATGGCCGGGGACCCCGACTCCACTCTGGCCAAATATGGCGATATATTTCTTTCGATAAAGGTCGAAAAAGAGGCGTGCCCGCTCGGTGCCGCCCCCACCACCTCCACCACGCTTACTATGGCTATAGGTGACGCCCTGGCGGTGGCGCTTATGAAGAAGAGGAATTTCAGGGCGGAAGATTTCGCCTCTTTCCACCCGGGAGGCTCTCTGGGCAAACGTCTCTTCGTCAAGATCGAAGACCTGATGAGAAGAGACAACCTTCCGGTCATTTCGCCCGACACCACTCTGAAAGAGGCGGTCGTCGTGATGAGTGAAGGGCGCCTCGGAAACGTTCTTATCGAGGATGAAGAGGGGAAGCTTATCGCCGTATTGAGCGACGGGGATATCCGGCGCGCGCTGATGGATGAGCGGTTCTCTCTGGAGAGCAGAGCAGTAGAGTATGCCAACCGGAACCCGAAAACCTGCAGAAACAGGCGTATGCTCGCCTCAGAAGCTCTGGAGCTGATCGAGAACCACAAGATCCAGCTTCTGCCCATAGTTGACGAAGAGGGGCGCACAAAAGGGGTGCTGCACCTGCACGACCTGGTAGAAGCGGGGATAAAGAGATGA
- a CDS encoding Zn-dependent hydrolase, RNA-metabolising → MHRERLDTAAKIDINNKARVRFTPLGGLGEIGGNIAVLETEKSAIVIDVGMSFPTEDMHGVDILVPDFSYLHTIKDKIAGIVITHAHEDHIGAVPYLFKELKFPIYGTPLPLGMISNKFDEHGLKNDKSYFRYVEKRKPIKIGEFEVEWIHMTHSIIDASSLAITTPAGVIIHTGDFKIDHTPVDDYPADLQRLAEYGEKGVLCLLSDSTNSHKSGITRSEKTVGPTFDHLFAKAKGRVIMSTFSSNVHRVYQAIEHGIKYNRKVAVIGRSMERNLETARQLGYINIPEDIFIDAHEVTRYSDNEVLIVTTGSQGETMSALFRMATDEHRHIKIKPSDTIIISAKAIPGNEASVSRIMNHLVRAGATVAYQDFSEIHVSGHAAQEEQKLMLRLTQPKFFLPVHGEYNHIARHAKTAVSCGVDERNILLMSDGDQVELTARYLKKVKTIKTGKTYIDNQANTEIENDIVLDRQKLATEGIIMIVAQIDQTTHKLIGHPRVSSFGLVADKEDKRFAKEIEAIIETYMAHQKEADKLDTRTIENDIRQAVRKHVLRKMKRYPLIVPTIYVL, encoded by the coding sequence GTGCACAGGGAGCGGCTCGATACAGCGGCCAAAATCGACATAAACAACAAGGCCCGTGTACGCTTCACGCCCCTTGGAGGGTTGGGAGAGATCGGCGGCAACATAGCGGTACTGGAGACCGAAAAGAGTGCCATCGTCATCGATGTGGGTATGAGTTTCCCCACCGAAGATATGCACGGTGTGGATATTCTGGTTCCCGATTTCAGCTATCTCCACACGATAAAAGATAAAATAGCCGGAATAGTAATAACACATGCGCACGAAGACCATATCGGTGCGGTTCCGTACCTGTTCAAGGAGCTCAAGTTCCCCATCTACGGAACTCCCCTGCCCCTCGGTATGATCTCCAACAAATTCGACGAGCACGGACTCAAGAACGACAAGAGCTACTTCCGTTACGTCGAAAAGCGCAAGCCTATAAAAATCGGGGAGTTCGAGGTCGAATGGATCCATATGACCCACTCCATCATAGACGCCTCCTCGCTGGCCATAACTACGCCGGCCGGGGTTATAATCCATACGGGCGACTTCAAGATCGACCATACACCGGTCGATGACTACCCGGCCGATCTCCAGAGGCTGGCCGAGTATGGCGAAAAGGGTGTCCTGTGCCTTCTTTCCGACAGTACCAATTCGCACAAGAGCGGTATCACCAGAAGCGAAAAGACGGTAGGACCCACATTCGACCACCTCTTCGCGAAGGCAAAAGGGCGCGTGATAATGTCCACATTCTCCTCAAACGTCCACAGGGTCTACCAGGCGATAGAGCACGGCATAAAGTACAACCGCAAGGTCGCCGTCATCGGCCGCTCGATGGAGCGCAACCTTGAGACGGCAAGGCAGCTGGGGTATATAAACATTCCGGAAGATATCTTCATAGATGCGCATGAGGTTACAAGATACAGCGATAACGAGGTATTGATAGTCACGACCGGAAGCCAGGGCGAGACGATGAGCGCACTTTTCAGAATGGCTACCGACGAACACCGCCATATAAAGATTAAGCCCTCCGATACGATTATCATATCGGCAAAGGCGATTCCCGGAAACGAAGCGAGCGTATCGCGCATAATGAACCACCTCGTACGCGCCGGCGCCACGGTCGCCTATCAGGATTTCAGCGAGATTCACGTTTCTGGACACGCGGCCCAGGAGGAGCAGAAGCTGATGCTCAGGCTCACCCAGCCCAAGTTTTTCCTCCCAGTACACGGTGAGTACAACCATATAGCCAGACACGCCAAAACGGCTGTTTCCTGCGGTGTGGACGAGAGAAACATTCTTCTCATGAGCGACGGTGACCAGGTCGAGTTGACAGCCAGGTATCTCAAGAAGGTGAAAACGATAAAGACAGGAAAAACCTACATCGACAACCAGGCCAACACCGAGATAGAGAACGATATCGTACTCGACCGCCAGAAGCTGGCGACCGAAGGGATCATCATGATAGTCGCCCAGATAGACCAGACTACCCACAAGTTGATAGGACACCCGAGGGTAAGCAGCTTCGGACTGGTCGCCGACAAAGAGGACAAGAGGTTCGCGAAAGAGATCGAAGCGATTATAGAGACCTATATGGCGCACCAGAAAGAGGCTGATAAGCTCGATACCAGAACGATAGAGAACGACATAAGGCAGGCTGTCAGGAAACATGTACTCAGAAAAATGAAGCGCTACCCGCTGATAGTACCCACTATCTATGTACTGTAG
- a CDS encoding SSU rRNA (adenine(1518)-N(6)/adenine(1519)-N(6)) -dimethyltransferase, protein MIESNFHQNSEKIAKKKFGQNFLKDETVLQRIIESMPGDDLPVVEIGPGLGDLTGYLVEIKDVTAYEVDKDLCGHLRKKFASFEKSGRFRLVCGDVLDHWKQKSLVGRPYRIVANLPYYIATNIILRALKDPNCRSMLVMVQKEVAEKFSAQPGERQFSALSVLAQSCAEVHICFDVPPEAFVPAPKVMSSVLQIRKESSLDDPLFEDFLRTAFTQPRKTLAKNLSAGFDKKDVLSALASLGLPSTVRPHEVGTSLYHHLKSILQGDIDGRERKEESKSGRPTGK, encoded by the coding sequence ATGATTGAATCCAATTTTCATCAAAACAGTGAAAAGATCGCCAAAAAAAAGTTTGGCCAGAATTTCCTGAAAGATGAGACCGTACTTCAGAGGATCATCGAATCGATGCCCGGCGACGACCTTCCCGTTGTCGAGATCGGGCCTGGGTTAGGTGATTTGACCGGTTATCTGGTCGAGATTAAGGATGTCACCGCTTATGAGGTGGACAAAGATCTGTGCGGGCATCTTCGCAAAAAGTTTGCATCTTTCGAAAAGAGCGGAAGATTCAGGCTCGTTTGCGGGGATGTTCTGGACCACTGGAAGCAAAAGAGCCTGGTTGGGCGACCCTACCGTATCGTCGCCAACCTGCCCTATTACATCGCTACGAATATTATTTTGAGGGCGCTGAAAGACCCGAACTGCAGAAGCATGCTCGTCATGGTGCAGAAAGAGGTGGCTGAAAAGTTCAGCGCACAACCGGGAGAGAGGCAGTTTTCTGCACTTTCGGTTCTGGCTCAGAGCTGTGCGGAGGTGCATATCTGCTTCGATGTACCCCCTGAAGCTTTCGTGCCGGCCCCCAAAGTGATGTCGTCGGTACTTCAGATTCGGAAAGAGAGTTCGCTCGACGATCCGCTGTTTGAGGATTTTTTGAGAACGGCTTTCACTCAGCCGAGAAAAACCCTGGCGAAGAATCTCTCTGCCGGGTTTGACAAAAAAGATGTACTCTCCGCGCTCGCTTCTTTGGGCCTGCCTTCGACAGTCCGTCCACATGAAGTAGGAACATCCCTCTATCACCACCTAAAATCTATTTTGCAAGGTGATATTGATGGAAGAGAGAGAAAAGAAGAGTCAAAGTCAGGGAGGCCGACCGGCAAATAG
- a CDS encoding imidazole glycerol phosphate synthase cyclase subunit, with the protein METFAKRIIPCLDVKEGRVVKGVNFVGLKDAGDPVEVAKRYNEEGADEVTFLDITASHENRDTIVHIVEEVAKEVFIPLTVGGGIRKLDDIYALLNVGCDKVSVNSAAIKRPNFIDEGAKRFGSQCIVVAIDAKRIAPGKWNVFINGGRIDTGIDVIGWAKEVVQRGAGEILLTSMDADGTKAGYDNELNSSVSRAVNVPVIASGGAGTMRDILDAFRAGADAALAASIFHFKEIEIMELKRYLHKHNIPVRL; encoded by the coding sequence TTGGAAACATTTGCAAAACGCATTATCCCCTGCCTGGATGTAAAAGAGGGCCGGGTAGTCAAAGGTGTAAACTTTGTCGGCCTGAAAGATGCGGGTGATCCGGTCGAGGTTGCCAAGCGCTACAATGAAGAGGGTGCGGACGAGGTGACATTTCTCGATATCACTGCCAGCCATGAGAACCGTGACACTATCGTCCATATCGTCGAAGAGGTGGCGAAAGAGGTTTTCATACCCCTTACCGTAGGAGGGGGAATACGTAAACTCGATGACATCTACGCACTGCTGAATGTCGGATGTGACAAAGTTAGTGTAAACTCCGCTGCCATAAAACGGCCCAACTTTATAGACGAGGGGGCAAAGAGATTCGGATCTCAGTGCATAGTCGTCGCCATCGATGCCAAGAGGATAGCTCCCGGAAAGTGGAACGTATTCATCAACGGGGGGCGCATAGATACCGGTATAGACGTCATAGGCTGGGCGAAAGAGGTCGTTCAGAGGGGGGCGGGGGAGATTCTTCTTACATCGATGGACGCCGACGGCACCAAGGCGGGCTACGACAATGAACTGAACAGCTCTGTCAGCAGGGCTGTAAACGTTCCGGTCATCGCTAGCGGAGGCGCCGGCACGATGAGAGATATACTGGACGCATTCAGAGCCGGTGCAGACGCCGCCCTGGCCGCCTCCATATTCCACTTCAAAGAGATCGAAATCATGGAGCTGAAACGCTACCTCCATAAACATAACATACCGGTACGGCTATGA
- a CDS encoding purine nucleoside phosphorylase, with the protein MLQPPEFLLFIGSAGTYGRHEIFDIVESKAASQIELSYLLKKSYTPLEDNLIVSDETVSRETPISSLTSGGKPSIVNSSNYISTDIELAGRLNRLGIGLENMEFYSVMKVAKMFNIPCGGIFVITNRCDESAHTDFVKNHEKAMYTLVKHLQKRVPNLETFNT; encoded by the coding sequence ATGTTACAGCCCCCGGAATTCCTGCTCTTTATCGGAAGTGCCGGTACATATGGAAGACATGAGATTTTCGATATAGTAGAGTCAAAAGCCGCCTCTCAGATAGAGCTCTCCTATCTTTTGAAGAAGAGCTACACCCCGCTGGAGGATAACCTGATTGTATCGGACGAGACTGTTTCACGTGAAACACCAATCTCGTCACTGACATCGGGAGGCAAGCCCTCGATAGTCAACTCGAGCAACTACATCTCGACCGATATTGAGTTGGCGGGAAGACTCAACAGGCTCGGTATCGGACTGGAAAATATGGAGTTCTACTCCGTCATGAAAGTAGCGAAAATGTTCAATATTCCATGCGGCGGCATATTTGTCATAACGAATCGCTGCGATGAAAGTGCGCATACGGACTTTGTAAAAAATCACGAAAAAGCGATGTATACACTTGTAAAACATCTGCAAAAGAGGGTGCCGAACCTTGAAACCTTCAATACTTGA
- a CDS encoding ribosomal RNA large subunit methyltransferase N translates to MKPSILDFTQEELEKLFSPKFRAKQIFNWIYQQHVDRFSEMENIPKKLRAELDERYTISPLEIVQKQKSRDGSIKYLFRLHDNHTVEAVLLKMKEEEYDEKGELLHHAKFTICVSSQVGCKVGCAFCLTAKGGFIRDLSAGEIVGQVLEIKKDNDIASNRRVNIVYMGMGEPLDNLDNLAKAIKIFSNENGLSISPKRQTVSTSGISSKIKKLGNLDLGVQLAISLHAVDDELREQLIPMNKAYNIASIIDAVREFPVNTRKRVMFEYLVIRDVNDDLKSAKRLVKLLEGIKSKVNLIYFNPYPGTAFERPEPEKMREFQEYLLKRGLLCTIRESKGIDISAACGQLREQEISR, encoded by the coding sequence TTGAAACCTTCAATACTTGACTTTACCCAGGAGGAGCTTGAGAAGCTCTTCTCCCCCAAATTCAGAGCGAAACAGATATTCAACTGGATATACCAGCAGCATGTAGATAGATTTAGCGAGATGGAGAATATTCCGAAAAAGCTGAGAGCAGAGCTCGATGAAAGATATACTATCTCACCCCTGGAGATCGTACAGAAACAGAAAAGCAGAGACGGAAGCATAAAGTACCTCTTTCGTCTGCACGATAACCACACTGTCGAAGCTGTACTTCTTAAGATGAAAGAGGAGGAGTATGACGAAAAGGGAGAACTTCTCCACCATGCGAAATTTACCATCTGCGTATCGAGTCAGGTTGGGTGTAAGGTGGGTTGCGCCTTCTGTCTGACTGCAAAAGGGGGATTCATAAGAGATCTGAGTGCAGGAGAAATAGTCGGGCAGGTATTGGAAATAAAGAAAGACAATGACATTGCAAGCAATAGGCGTGTCAACATTGTCTACATGGGAATGGGGGAGCCTCTCGACAATCTTGACAATCTCGCCAAGGCGATAAAAATCTTTTCAAACGAAAATGGTCTCAGCATATCTCCAAAGAGACAGACTGTGTCAACCAGCGGCATAAGCAGCAAAATCAAAAAACTCGGTAATCTCGATCTTGGAGTACAGTTGGCAATCAGTTTACATGCCGTTGACGATGAGTTAAGAGAGCAGTTGATTCCTATGAACAAGGCTTACAATATCGCTTCCATCATCGATGCCGTCAGGGAGTTTCCTGTAAATACCAGAAAGCGTGTTATGTTCGAGTATCTTGTCATAAGAGATGTAAACGATGACCTGAAGAGTGCCAAGAGGCTGGTAAAACTGCTGGAAGGGATAAAATCGAAAGTGAATCTGATATATTTCAATCCATACCCGGGAACAGCCTTTGAACGCCCGGAACCTGAAAAGATGAGAGAGTTTCAGGAGTATCTCCTGAAACGTGGACTGCTCTGTACCATTAGAGAGTCAAAAGGTATCGATATAAGCGCCGCATGCGGACAACTAAGAGAGCAGGAGATAAGCAGATGA
- a CDS encoding putative ribosomal pseudouridine synthase, producing the protein MAFRNISYSLDIEMPAFLFLMRYIGVTQGQAQKIVAKGRLLVNGVRCSSSGQKICGDIVVQEFIPEPRGLAPIFTTPDFGLFDKPSGLLVHPKTHRTPYSLLDDIRHCYGKSANNIHRIDMETSGLLLVSRDKASERRLKMMFEERRVKKSYLAWVRGKLSEPFSVDAPILRNSDYSEIKLKMVVDPAGKPSLTHFSPLKYDEELDATLIRATPHTGRQHQIRLHLFHVKHPILGDPIYGVSTEAAISYLDRVMSSEERMKITGASRLMLHAEELDFEYRGARYRIRSNIEFEKEKREIALPSARFNPLDSLL; encoded by the coding sequence GTGGCTTTCCGCAACATAAGTTACAGCCTCGATATCGAGATGCCCGCTTTCCTTTTTCTTATGCGATACATCGGAGTCACACAGGGGCAGGCCCAAAAGATTGTCGCAAAAGGGAGACTGCTTGTAAACGGTGTAAGGTGCAGCAGCAGCGGCCAAAAGATATGCGGAGATATAGTCGTCCAGGAGTTCATACCCGAACCGCGCGGGCTCGCACCGATCTTCACCACACCCGACTTCGGACTATTCGACAAGCCCAGTGGGTTGCTCGTACACCCAAAGACACATAGAACCCCCTACTCTCTTCTGGATGACATCCGTCACTGCTACGGAAAGAGTGCGAACAACATCCACCGAATCGATATGGAGACCAGCGGACTTCTGCTTGTCTCCAGAGACAAGGCATCAGAGCGCAGGCTTAAGATGATGTTCGAAGAGAGACGGGTAAAAAAGAGCTATCTTGCGTGGGTACGCGGTAAGCTTTCAGAACCGTTCAGTGTTGATGCCCCCATTTTGAGAAACAGCGACTACAGCGAGATAAAACTGAAAATGGTAGTCGATCCCGCCGGCAAACCCTCTTTGACACACTTCTCTCCGTTGAAGTATGACGAAGAGCTGGACGCCACGCTGATACGAGCCACTCCGCATACCGGACGTCAGCACCAGATCAGGCTCCACCTGTTTCACGTGAAACATCCGATTCTAGGAGACCCTATCTACGGCGTCTCGACTGAGGCGGCAATTTCGTACCTTGACAGGGTAATGAGTAGTGAAGAGCGTATGAAGATAACCGGCGCATCAAGGCTTATGCTTCATGCAGAGGAGCTCGATTTCGAATATCGAGGAGCCCGATATCGCATAAGATCGAATATAGAGTTCGAAAAGGAGAAGAGAGAGATAGCTTTGCCGTCAGCCAGGTTCAATCCTCTCGATTCGCTATTATGA
- a CDS encoding adenylosuccinate lyase has translation MVERYAREEMKSKWTMQAKYQAWLDVEIAAVKAWNRLGLIPDEDAKKIERNASFSVERIDEIEKETRHDVIAFLTSVAESLGEESRWVHYGMTSSDTIDTAVALQMRDSLKLIMEDVKKVMSTIERRAMEHKMTLMVGRSHGIHGEPITFGLVLAIWYDEMKRHLKNLEETYEVINVGKVSGAMGNFAHAPIELEEYVCEELGLKPAPVSNQVVQRDRYARLMSSLALLASTVEKIAVNIRHFQRTEVYECEEYFHKGQKGSSAMPHKRNPVLSENLTGLARMVRSYCMPAMENVALWHERDISHSSVERFILPDGFITADFMLIRLDGLLDKLVVYPENMMKNLNLTGGLVFSQRVLLELPKKGLSREDAYKIVQRNAMRVWEDLQRGKPALNEKGESLYLQYLLSDEELRSRLSEEEIRDCFDYGYYTKNVDRIFARVFDN, from the coding sequence ATGGTAGAACGGTATGCCCGCGAAGAGATGAAGTCTAAATGGACGATGCAGGCGAAGTATCAGGCCTGGCTGGATGTTGAGATAGCGGCTGTGAAAGCGTGGAACAGGCTGGGTCTCATACCCGATGAGGATGCGAAAAAGATAGAACGGAACGCCTCGTTCAGCGTAGAGAGGATAGACGAAATAGAGAAAGAGACCAGGCACGATGTGATCGCCTTCCTCACTTCGGTAGCGGAGAGTCTGGGTGAAGAGAGCAGGTGGGTGCACTACGGCATGACAAGCTCCGATACAATAGACACGGCAGTCGCCCTTCAGATGAGAGATAGCCTGAAGCTTATTATGGAAGATGTCAAAAAGGTGATGTCTACCATCGAGCGAAGGGCTATGGAACATAAGATGACACTGATGGTAGGAAGGAGCCACGGAATCCACGGAGAGCCGATAACCTTCGGATTGGTGCTGGCTATATGGTACGACGAGATGAAGCGTCATCTCAAAAACCTGGAAGAGACATACGAGGTTATAAATGTAGGAAAGGTGAGCGGTGCTATGGGAAATTTCGCCCATGCCCCGATAGAGCTTGAGGAGTATGTGTGCGAAGAGCTGGGGCTGAAGCCGGCACCGGTATCCAACCAGGTCGTTCAGCGCGACAGGTATGCGCGGCTTATGAGCTCTCTCGCCCTGTTGGCATCGACCGTCGAGAAGATCGCGGTGAATATACGTCATTTCCAGAGAACCGAGGTGTATGAGTGCGAAGAGTATTTCCACAAGGGGCAGAAGGGAAGCTCCGCCATGCCGCACAAAAGGAACCCGGTATTGAGCGAAAACCTGACTGGTCTTGCACGAATGGTAAGAAGCTACTGTATGCCGGCTATGGAGAATGTCGCACTCTGGCATGAGCGTGACATAAGCCACAGTTCGGTCGAACGGTTCATACTTCCGGACGGTTTCATAACTGCCGACTTCATGCTGATCAGGCTGGACGGCCTACTTGACAAACTGGTCGTCTATCCGGAAAACATGATGAAAAACCTCAACCTTACAGGCGGGCTTGTCTTTTCTCAGCGGGTACTTCTTGAACTTCCCAAAAAAGGACTTTCAAGGGAGGATGCGTATAAAATCGTCCAGCGCAACGCGATGCGGGTTTGGGAGGATCTTCAGAGGGGAAAACCGGCCCTCAACGAGAAGGGCGAGAGCCTCTATCTGCAGTATCTGCTCTCTGACGAGGAGCTCAGAAGCAGACTGAGCGAAGAGGAGATTCGTGATTGCTTCGACTACGGTTACTATA